A window of the Candidatus Jettenia caeni genome harbors these coding sequences:
- a CDS encoding putative peptidase, translating to MSNNPSRMTKNLIPLLLPLFLFSFSTSVFSQSAEKVVTDNQKNNRLLHDRDIVHTSRQLIRGIVPPKQYFEDKRIQRYAVVIGISDYKDPKIPDLKYADADAQAFYDFLTSPVGGSFHKENVLLLKNNQATLKNIKLAITGFLRQATDSDFVMIFMACHGEPEPGRPDDLYLLTYDSKLNSLPATAYLMEHVNADMKRYISSRRLVFFADVCHGTGLTTSTIGTRGVSNTVNVALSTLKSTREGWGVVSASRASEVSMESNLWGGGHGVFTYYLLEGLKGKADEEGNRNGIVTLVEAFDFLEEKVKRATQNTQHPDTSGNFDNNLPLGFPGVKTSLKENEKITEIPCLGTLQITTNPEGASVYVDGKEVGTTPLNIKLMSGTYPITLKKRNCADVSDIVFINSDETTDAYIELINVEERELARANPATLHETQLEHTESMRSLEYAESPRNKVDIEKTKENIDTLIKELESMAKEQLKENKSKISKKTREKSPKPEEVPRVIPISVKEFSLKMGVLSNRRKMEKLRQKIIDALLDQEDLSVVERDLEFQEEILREQRLGSSVLADELFRIELGKIQGAAFLCFGGVSLGEASSRLVLRMEIVDTTTTLVDTLEHAFQGDENLRTVANDVAIKIKEKITAKRKL from the coding sequence ATGAGCAATAACCCCTCCCGCATGACAAAAAATCTAATCCCCCTTCTATTGCCTTTATTTTTATTTAGTTTTAGTACCTCAGTATTTTCTCAAAGCGCTGAAAAGGTAGTTACGGATAATCAAAAGAATAATAGATTATTACACGACAGGGATATTGTGCACACCAGTAGGCAACTCATCCGGGGCATAGTACCGCCGAAACAATACTTTGAGGACAAGCGCATTCAGCGTTACGCCGTTGTGATTGGTATATCTGATTATAAAGATCCAAAGATACCCGATTTAAAATATGCCGATGCTGACGCTCAGGCCTTTTATGATTTTCTAACAAGCCCGGTTGGCGGCAGTTTTCATAAAGAAAATGTTTTGCTGTTAAAGAACAATCAGGCAACCCTTAAAAATATTAAATTAGCCATTACGGGTTTTCTCAGGCAAGCAACCGATTCTGATTTTGTTATGATCTTTATGGCATGCCATGGTGAACCCGAACCAGGTCGACCCGATGACCTCTATTTGTTGACGTATGATAGTAAACTCAACAGTTTACCTGCAACGGCTTATCTTATGGAACATGTGAATGCTGATATGAAGCGGTATATCTCCTCCAGGAGACTTGTATTTTTTGCTGATGTCTGTCATGGCACAGGGCTTACTACAAGTACCATAGGCACGAGAGGTGTTTCAAATACTGTTAATGTAGCACTTTCCACCCTGAAATCAACGAGAGAAGGTTGGGGGGTAGTGAGCGCCAGCCGGGCTAGTGAGGTCTCTATGGAATCTAATCTCTGGGGAGGTGGACATGGCGTATTTACCTATTATTTGCTGGAAGGGCTGAAGGGGAAGGCAGATGAAGAGGGGAATAGAAATGGTATTGTGACCCTTGTGGAGGCATTCGACTTTTTAGAGGAAAAGGTAAAACGGGCAACACAGAACACCCAACATCCCGATACATCGGGTAATTTCGATAACAACCTCCCTCTTGGATTTCCCGGTGTGAAAACTTCTCTCAAAGAAAATGAGAAGATAACTGAGATACCATGTCTGGGAACCTTACAAATTACTACAAATCCTGAAGGAGCATCGGTATATGTGGATGGAAAGGAAGTTGGTACAACCCCTTTGAATATTAAGCTCATGAGCGGTACCTATCCGATAACATTAAAAAAGAGGAATTGCGCGGATGTGTCAGATATCGTTTTTATTAATTCAGACGAGACGACAGATGCATATATAGAATTGATCAATGTTGAAGAACGTGAACTCGCAAGGGCAAACCCCGCCACCTTGCATGAAACGCAATTGGAACATACTGAATCTATGCGTAGTCTGGAATATGCGGAATCTCCCCGTAATAAAGTAGATATAGAAAAGACAAAGGAGAATATTGATACGCTCATTAAAGAATTAGAATCTATGGCAAAGGAACAGTTGAAAGAGAATAAATCTAAGATCTCGAAAAAGACAAGAGAAAAAAGCCCTAAGCCAGAAGAAGTCCCACGGGTTATACCTATATCTGTTAAAGAATTCAGCTTGAAGATGGGGGTTTTATCAAATAGACGTAAGATGGAAAAACTCCGTCAAAAAATCATCGATGCGTTATTGGATCAAGAGGATTTGAGCGTGGTAGAGAGGGACCTGGAATTTCAGGAAGAGATTTTAAGGGAGCAAAGGCTTGGCAGTTCTGTCCTTGCTGATGAGTTATTCAGAATAGAGTTAGGAAAGATACAAGGGGCGGCCTTCCTCTGCTTCGGTGGAGTTTCCCTCGGAGAGGCATCTAGCCGACTTGTCTTAAGAATGGAGATTGTGGATACGACAACTACCCTCGTCGATACCCTTGAGCATGCCTTTCAGGGTGATGAAAATTTGAGGACTGTGGCTAACGATGTTGCTATAAAGATTAAAGAGAAGATTACTGCTAAGCGGAAGTTATAG